In Primulina eburnea isolate SZY01 chromosome 3, ASM2296580v1, whole genome shotgun sequence, one DNA window encodes the following:
- the LOC140825254 gene encoding uncharacterized protein isoform X2: MKENVVQELQQLQPDEASKKKMLDILKRFHEEAEKSCMDGDESDSFLSEETIQKIIYGGRLGYNELSTEENKHFHRAIASGELSKMIEPWNPWWLKPSTKYISLSSYGTQLVRPALKQDLVASSEDVANGDQWHDMLSGPETPIPPLNQLTATKPSPLLTVHAVDIIYCYCFTLRLYNGDWKSDAFESATTLLMVSSVLDQLAHPETVFEALLHCFERTCSTAYKHMGGLPFGLMLLDDVACLLYLGGAALVCLLYDLQKMIRAAERQIRLENMNKSKRAELKTKFKHVERKVYFIMSWVHEQAAEAWSILASIVNAEKASVMEYVDSKICTAKTKGEVGRNRKPLVKEVQSSHD; encoded by the exons ATGAAAGAAAATGTTGTTCAAGAACTGCAACAACTGCAACCTGATGAAGCAAGCAAAAAGAAAATGTTGGACATACTTAAACGGTTCCATGAGGAAGCAGAAAAAAGTTGCATGGATGGTGATG AGTCGGATTCTTTTTTATCGGAGGAGACTATCCAAAAGATTATTTATG GAGGTCGATTAGGATACAATGAATTATCTACTGAAGAAAATAAACATTTCCATCGAGCAATAGCCTCAGGAGAGCTTAGCAAGATGATTGAACCATGGAATCCTTGGTGGTTAAAGCCTTCTACTAAATATATATCACTTAGCTCGTATGGGACCCAATTAGTCAGACCTGCTCTGAAACAAGATTTGGTGGCATCTTCTGAAGATGTTGCCAATGGTGATCAATGGCACGACATGCTTTCTGGACCTGAAACTCCCATTCCACCTCTGAACCAACTCACTGCTACTAAGCCATCTCCACTTTTAACAGTGCATGCTGTTGACATTATATACTGTTATTGTTTCACCCTTCGTCTTTACAATGGGGATTGGAAATCTGATGCCTTTGAATCAGCGACAACTCTACTGATGGTATCTTCTGTTTTGGATCAACTTGCACACCCGGAGACTGTTTTTGAAGCTTTGTTGCATTGCTTCGAGCGAACATGCTCTACTGCTTACAAGCACATGGGCGGTTTGCCGTTTGGACTGATGCTTTTGGATGATGTTGCTTGCCTACTTTATCTTGGAGGTGCAGCTTTAGTCTGCTTGCTGTATGACTTGCAGAAGATGATTCGAGCTGCCGAGAGACAGATCAGGTTAGAGAACATGAACAAGTCGAAAAGGGCCGAGCTGAAGACCAAGTTTAAGCACGTGGAACGGAAAGTTTACTTCATTATGAGTTGGGTTCATGAGCAAGCAGCTGAGGCGTGGTCTATCTTGGCCAGTATTGTGAATGCTGAGAAGGCTTCTGTTATGGAGTATGTGGATAGTAAAATATGCACTGCGAAAACGAAGGGAGAAGTAGGACGAAACAGGAAGCCATTGGTTAAGGAGGTTCAGAGCTCCCATGACTGA
- the LOC140825254 gene encoding uncharacterized protein isoform X1: MTETIIASTIPQFTGNSRIICRVCEKQFTQYTCPRCNIRYCSLQCYKSHNPRCTESFMKENVVQELQQLQPDEASKKKMLDILKRFHEEAEKSCMDGDESDSFLSEETIQKIIYGGRLGYNELSTEENKHFHRAIASGELSKMIEPWNPWWLKPSTKYISLSSYGTQLVRPALKQDLVASSEDVANGDQWHDMLSGPETPIPPLNQLTATKPSPLLTVHAVDIIYCYCFTLRLYNGDWKSDAFESATTLLMVSSVLDQLAHPETVFEALLHCFERTCSTAYKHMGGLPFGLMLLDDVACLLYLGGAALVCLLYDLQKMIRAAERQIRLENMNKSKRAELKTKFKHVERKVYFIMSWVHEQAAEAWSILASIVNAEKASVMEYVDSKICTAKTKGEVGRNRKPLVKEVQSSHD; this comes from the exons ATGACGGAAACTATTATCGCCTCAACAATCCCGCAATTCACCGGTAACTCCCGCATAATCTGCCGCGT GTGTGAAAAGCAATTTACACAATATACATGCCCTCGGTGCAATATTCGGTATTGCTCTCTGCAATGTTACAAG TCCCATAATCCTCGTTGCACCGAATCTTTTATGAAAGAAAATGTTGTTCAAGAACTGCAACAACTGCAACCTGATGAAGCAAGCAAAAAGAAAATGTTGGACATACTTAAACGGTTCCATGAGGAAGCAGAAAAAAGTTGCATGGATGGTGATG AGTCGGATTCTTTTTTATCGGAGGAGACTATCCAAAAGATTATTTATG GAGGTCGATTAGGATACAATGAATTATCTACTGAAGAAAATAAACATTTCCATCGAGCAATAGCCTCAGGAGAGCTTAGCAAGATGATTGAACCATGGAATCCTTGGTGGTTAAAGCCTTCTACTAAATATATATCACTTAGCTCGTATGGGACCCAATTAGTCAGACCTGCTCTGAAACAAGATTTGGTGGCATCTTCTGAAGATGTTGCCAATGGTGATCAATGGCACGACATGCTTTCTGGACCTGAAACTCCCATTCCACCTCTGAACCAACTCACTGCTACTAAGCCATCTCCACTTTTAACAGTGCATGCTGTTGACATTATATACTGTTATTGTTTCACCCTTCGTCTTTACAATGGGGATTGGAAATCTGATGCCTTTGAATCAGCGACAACTCTACTGATGGTATCTTCTGTTTTGGATCAACTTGCACACCCGGAGACTGTTTTTGAAGCTTTGTTGCATTGCTTCGAGCGAACATGCTCTACTGCTTACAAGCACATGGGCGGTTTGCCGTTTGGACTGATGCTTTTGGATGATGTTGCTTGCCTACTTTATCTTGGAGGTGCAGCTTTAGTCTGCTTGCTGTATGACTTGCAGAAGATGATTCGAGCTGCCGAGAGACAGATCAGGTTAGAGAACATGAACAAGTCGAAAAGGGCCGAGCTGAAGACCAAGTTTAAGCACGTGGAACGGAAAGTTTACTTCATTATGAGTTGGGTTCATGAGCAAGCAGCTGAGGCGTGGTCTATCTTGGCCAGTATTGTGAATGCTGAGAAGGCTTCTGTTATGGAGTATGTGGATAGTAAAATATGCACTGCGAAAACGAAGGGAGAAGTAGGACGAAACAGGAAGCCATTGGTTAAGGAGGTTCAGAGCTCCCATGACTGA
- the LOC140825255 gene encoding transcription factor bHLH157-like, with protein MGAQTIDSNAKETLKNLCCSNGWSYALFWGFDYTNSLLLTLKDAYYEEQLGAVIDNMLLQVHVLGGGVIGQAAFTKNDRWMFSEDHNERQSCLGSFQSLEVFQDDSELYCQFSMGIETIALISVEPLGVVQFGSTHKILETKDFAEQVKELFRVMGEGKKFQLAENEPATSKTQFHEPTTQFLSSLSHNILHSTNQNILHDTISEGFRDLNNPMVASSQLDNLILESGIIFNPRATKELSSNSECSVITSSWPHLTSKLSENADFSNLNADVNSASTSSLEQDFSEEFIHSRYYALSLDSTNCGIQRPSSLMSLEELFQDNDFEDLSKYFPGDDLAQWFSSMPGQNNTSFPVLLSSDLRGCNRPIDIPEKLVCNSLSSITDTFGTDHVKETQQDWSETLIPIVDCDDLNFGADDTKSISEKCVQSHVGKISNSLFSKLGLDLILDGCAGNSCTFSQSRFDIQSSSPAKRRKTESYLLGHDQVKYQDSPIFDEKLLNSAASLKEPVVCIGNRCSLSTQNSCVSKSQDELKKSGKKKAKTGTKPRPKDRQMIQDRLVELRGLIPNGEKMSIDRLLERTIRHLNFMSGLIKHAETLKQIDKPKSGAVPEDNFNSCGGGGITWACEVGEQMMVCPLKVEDLSTPGQMLIEIQCEEQGFFLEIADLIRGFGLIILKGVLKAVESNIWAHFIVEAEENQHVTRHEVFSSLIQLLQMSCQSAGNAIDPLGRVISSGVSLFNHHKPTVSFPVNLIS; from the exons ATGGGTGCTCAAACGATTGATTCAAATGCAAAAGAGACATTAAAGAATCTTTGTTGCAGTAATGGATGGAGTTATGCCCTTTTCTGGGGCTTTGATTACACAAATTCTTT GTTGTTGACATTGAAAGATGCATATTATGAGGAACAATTGGGAGCTGTGATTGATAATATGCTTCTACAAGTGCATGTTCTTGGAGGAGG TGTCATTGGTCAAGCAGCGTTTACTAAAAATGATAGATGGATGTTTTCCGAAGATCACAATGAGAGGCAAAGTTGTTTAGGATCATTCCAAAGTCTTGAGGTTTTTCAG GATGATTCTGAATTGTATTGCCAATTCTCTATGGGGATAGAG ACTATAGCTCTAATTTCAGTAGAACCATTGGGGGTTGTGCAATTTGGTTCTACTCACAAG ATTCTTGAGACAAAAGATTTTGCAGAACAAGTGAAAGAACTTTTCAGAGTAATGGGTGAAGGTAAAAAATTCCAGTTGGCGGAAAATGAGCCCGCAACTTCAAAAACTCAGTTCCATGAGCCAACCACACAGTTTTTGTCATCGCTGTCACATAACATTTTACATTCCACGAATCAAAATATTCTACATGATACAATCTCTGAAGGTTTTCGGGACTTGAATAATCCGATGGTTGCCTCGTCTCAGTTAGATAATCTCATCTTAGAGTCTGGGATCATTTTTAATCCCCGGGCCACCAAAGAGCTTAGCAGCAATAGTGAGTGTTCAGTGATAACTTCGTCTTGGCCTCATTTGACATCCAAATTGAGTGAAAATGCCGATTTCTCAAATTTAAATGCCGATGTCAACTCGGCTTCCACTTCATCACTAGAGCAAGATTTCTCCGAGGAATTTATACACTCTCGATATTATGCTTTGTCGCTCGATTCAACTAATTGTGGGATTCAAAGGCCATCCAGCCTAATGTCTTTGGAGGAGTTATTTCAAGATAATGATTTTGAGGACCTCTCTAAATATTTTCCAGGAGATGATCTTGCTCAATGGTTTTCTTCTATGCCAGGCCAAAACAACACCTCATTCCCTGTTCTACTAAGTAGTGATCTGCGGGGATGTAATCGTCCAATTGATATCCCAGAAAAACTTGTGTGCAATTCACTAAGTTCTATTACAGATACATTTGGAACAGACCATGTAAAAGAAACACAACAGGATTGGAGTGAAACTTTGATCCCGATTGTAGATTGTGATGATTTGAATTTTGGTGCAGATGACACCAAGTCCATTTCTGAGAAATGCGTACAGTCTCATGTTGGGAAAATATCTAATAGCTTGTTCTCAAAATTAGGCCTTGACCTCATTTTAGATGGTTGTGCTGGTAATTCTTGTACATTTTCACAATCAAGATTTGATATTCAGTCATCCTCTCCTGCTAAAAGAAGAAAAACTGAGAGCTATTTGTTGGGCCACGACCAAGTCAAATatcaagactctcctatcttcgATGAAAAATTGCTTAATAGTGCAGCCTCTTTGAAAGAACCAGTTGTGTGTATTGGTAACAGATGTAGCTTGAGTACTCAAAATTCTTGTGTATCAAAGAGCCAAGATGAGCTGAAAAAATCTGGGAAGAAAAAGGCTAAAACAGGGACCAAACCAAGGCCAAAAGATCGTCAAATGATCCAAGACCGTCTTGTGGAGTTAAGGGGACTCATTCCTAATGGTGAAAAG ATGAGCATTGATCGTCTGTTGGAACGAACGATAAGACATTTAAACTTCATGTCTGGTCTCATAAAGCATGCTGAAACTCTGAAACAAATTGACAAGCCAAAG AGCGGGGCTGTACCAGAAGACAATTTCAATAGTTGTGGCGGAGGTGGAATTACGTGGGCATGTGAAGTAGGCGAGCAGATGATGGTTTGTCCTCTGAAAGTTGAGGATCTTAGCACCCCTGGTCAAATGCTTATAGAG ATCCAATGCGAAGAACAAGGTTTCTTTTTGGAGATTGCAGACTTAATCCGAGGTTTTGGCTTGATTATCCTCAAGGGAGTGCTTAAAGCTGTTGAATCTAATATTTGGGCTCACTTCATAGTGGAGGCCGag GAAAACCAGCATGTCACACGCCATGAAGTATTTTCCTCCCTCATTCAGCTTTTGCAGATGAGTTGCCAAAGTGCAGGGAATGCAATTGATCCACTCGGTAGAGTCATCAGCTCAGGTGTATCCTTGTTCAACCATCATAAACCGACTGTTTCGTTTCCTGTCAATTTAATCAGTTGA